A genome region from Manihot esculenta cultivar AM560-2 chromosome 5, M.esculenta_v8, whole genome shotgun sequence includes the following:
- the LOC110615132 gene encoding uncharacterized protein LOC110615132 isoform X2 codes for MGGCVSTASRKTRKNVRKSGKRRGKVSTSIPDVPIKRFSDSAIGDYISEYVHLEFEKGAATTCRRSEASNKTFHLTQLQWNHSQIDANGICQEEVWFDSVSIIDSDSDDDFSSVYGDGFPSAGVAAGQKPSTQLVQYGAASRFLDTGSKYEGFYESYLKIDGGIPKSDDIAVKTKKAVDDPYGSFKSLKELTCDFGEKVQENRRKSTVIMVSVKRKSCDGEEKTQFSERLLYRPRAGFQIPCSKGDKPTPGCWSEVSPSVFKLRGVNYFRDKQKSPAPNFTPYIPMGADLFICPRKIHHIAQHLELPFVQPHENFPSLLIINIQLPTYPVAMFQSDCDGEGMSLVLYFRISENFDKEISSHLQDSIKRLIEDDMEKVRGFAKESTVPFRERLKILVGLVNPEDLQLSSAERKLIQAYNDKPVLSRPQHQFFRGPNYFEIDLDIHRFSYISRKGLEAFRELMKDGIANMGLTIQAQKPEELPEQALCCVRLNKIDLVNRGQIPTIVTRDD; via the exons ATGGGCGGATGTGTCTCAACAGCCAGTAGAAAAACCAGAAAGAACGTCCGTAAATCTGGCAAGCGCCGTGGAAAGGTTTCCACTTCTATTCCTGATGTTCCCATTAAACGATTTAGTGATTCTGCAATAGGAGACTATATTAGCGAGTATGTTCATCTTGAGTTTGAAAAGGGTGCTGCAACTACATGCAGAAGATCTGAAgcttcaaacaagactttccaTCTCACTCAGCTGCAATGGAACCATAGCCAAATTGATGCAAATG GAATATGCCAAGAGGAAGTATGGTTTGATTCTGTGAGTATTATAGACTCAGATTCTGATGATGACTTCAGTAGTGTTTATGGAG ATGGGTTTCCTTCTGCTGGGGTTGCAGCTGGGCAGAAACCAAGTACTCAATTGGTTCAGTATGGAGCTGCATCTCGCTTCCTAGATACTGGAAGCAAGTACGAGGGATTCTACGAAAGCTACCTGAAAATAGATGGAGGGATTCCTAAGAGCGATGACATTGCTGTGAAGACAAAGAAAGCAGTAGATGATCCTTATGGAAGTTTTAAAAGTCTTAAAGAGCTTACTTGTGACTTTGGAGAGAAAGTtcaagaaaatagaagaaaatcaACAGTTATAATGGTTTCTGTAAAGAGGAAATCCTGTGATGGAGAGGAAAAGACTCAATTCT CTGAGAGATTGTTATATCGGCCAAGAGCAGGATTTCAAATCCCATGTTCAAAAGGAGATAAGCCTACTCCAGGATGCTGGTCTGAGGTTTCGCCTTCAGTTTTTAAACTTCGTGGAGTAAATTATTTCAG AGATAAGCAGAAGAGCCCTGCTCCAAATTTCACCCCCTATATTCCAATGGGTGCTGATTTATTTATCTGCCCAAGAAAGATACATCATATTGCTCAACACCTTGAACTCCCTTTTGTGCAACCACATGAAAATTTTCCATCGCTTCTGATCATTAACATACAG CTCCCCACTTATCCTGTAGCCATGTTCCAAAGTGATTGCGATGGTGAAGGCATGAGCCTTGTATTATATTTTAGGATATCTGAGAATTTTGATAAAGAGATCTCTTCTCACTTGCAAGACTCCATCAAG AGACTGATTGAGGATGATATGGAGAAGGTTAGAGGGTTTGCAAAGGAGTCCACAGTTCCATTCAGAGAAAGGCTAAAAATTCTGGTAGGGCTGGTTAATCCAGAGGACTTGCAGTTGAGTTCTGCAGAAAGAAAGCTTATACAAGCTTATAATGATAAGCCCGTTCTTTCACGCCCTCAACACCAGTTCTTTAGG GGGCCTAATTACTTCGAGATTGACCTGGATATACATCGTTTCAGCTACATATCTCGCAAAGGGCTTGAAGCATTCCGAGAACTTATGAAGGATGGGATAGCTAACATGGGCTTAACTATTCAG GCACAAAAACCAGAGGAGCTGCCTGAGCAAGCACTGTGCTGTGTGCGATTGAATAAGATTGATTTAGTTAATCGTggccaaatccccaccattgtAACTAGGGATGATTGA
- the LOC110615132 gene encoding uncharacterized protein LOC110615132 isoform X1: MGGCVSTASRKTRKNVRKSGKRRGKVSTSIPDVPIKRFSDSAIGDYISEYVHLEFEKGAATTCRRSEASNKTFHLTQLQWNHSQIDANGICQEEVWFDSVSIIDSDSDDDFSSVYGDGFPSAGVAAGQKPSTQLVQYGAASRFLDTGSKYEGFYESYLKIDGGIPKSDDIAVKTKKAVDDPYGSFKSLKELTCDFGEKVQENRRKSTVIMVSVKRKSCDGEEKTQFSGAAERLLYRPRAGFQIPCSKGDKPTPGCWSEVSPSVFKLRGVNYFRDKQKSPAPNFTPYIPMGADLFICPRKIHHIAQHLELPFVQPHENFPSLLIINIQLPTYPVAMFQSDCDGEGMSLVLYFRISENFDKEISSHLQDSIKRLIEDDMEKVRGFAKESTVPFRERLKILVGLVNPEDLQLSSAERKLIQAYNDKPVLSRPQHQFFRGPNYFEIDLDIHRFSYISRKGLEAFRELMKDGIANMGLTIQAQKPEELPEQALCCVRLNKIDLVNRGQIPTIVTRDD; this comes from the exons ATGGGCGGATGTGTCTCAACAGCCAGTAGAAAAACCAGAAAGAACGTCCGTAAATCTGGCAAGCGCCGTGGAAAGGTTTCCACTTCTATTCCTGATGTTCCCATTAAACGATTTAGTGATTCTGCAATAGGAGACTATATTAGCGAGTATGTTCATCTTGAGTTTGAAAAGGGTGCTGCAACTACATGCAGAAGATCTGAAgcttcaaacaagactttccaTCTCACTCAGCTGCAATGGAACCATAGCCAAATTGATGCAAATG GAATATGCCAAGAGGAAGTATGGTTTGATTCTGTGAGTATTATAGACTCAGATTCTGATGATGACTTCAGTAGTGTTTATGGAG ATGGGTTTCCTTCTGCTGGGGTTGCAGCTGGGCAGAAACCAAGTACTCAATTGGTTCAGTATGGAGCTGCATCTCGCTTCCTAGATACTGGAAGCAAGTACGAGGGATTCTACGAAAGCTACCTGAAAATAGATGGAGGGATTCCTAAGAGCGATGACATTGCTGTGAAGACAAAGAAAGCAGTAGATGATCCTTATGGAAGTTTTAAAAGTCTTAAAGAGCTTACTTGTGACTTTGGAGAGAAAGTtcaagaaaatagaagaaaatcaACAGTTATAATGGTTTCTGTAAAGAGGAAATCCTGTGATGGAGAGGAAAAGACTCAATTCT CTGGTGCAGCTGAGAGATTGTTATATCGGCCAAGAGCAGGATTTCAAATCCCATGTTCAAAAGGAGATAAGCCTACTCCAGGATGCTGGTCTGAGGTTTCGCCTTCAGTTTTTAAACTTCGTGGAGTAAATTATTTCAG AGATAAGCAGAAGAGCCCTGCTCCAAATTTCACCCCCTATATTCCAATGGGTGCTGATTTATTTATCTGCCCAAGAAAGATACATCATATTGCTCAACACCTTGAACTCCCTTTTGTGCAACCACATGAAAATTTTCCATCGCTTCTGATCATTAACATACAG CTCCCCACTTATCCTGTAGCCATGTTCCAAAGTGATTGCGATGGTGAAGGCATGAGCCTTGTATTATATTTTAGGATATCTGAGAATTTTGATAAAGAGATCTCTTCTCACTTGCAAGACTCCATCAAG AGACTGATTGAGGATGATATGGAGAAGGTTAGAGGGTTTGCAAAGGAGTCCACAGTTCCATTCAGAGAAAGGCTAAAAATTCTGGTAGGGCTGGTTAATCCAGAGGACTTGCAGTTGAGTTCTGCAGAAAGAAAGCTTATACAAGCTTATAATGATAAGCCCGTTCTTTCACGCCCTCAACACCAGTTCTTTAGG GGGCCTAATTACTTCGAGATTGACCTGGATATACATCGTTTCAGCTACATATCTCGCAAAGGGCTTGAAGCATTCCGAGAACTTATGAAGGATGGGATAGCTAACATGGGCTTAACTATTCAG GCACAAAAACCAGAGGAGCTGCCTGAGCAAGCACTGTGCTGTGTGCGATTGAATAAGATTGATTTAGTTAATCGTggccaaatccccaccattgtAACTAGGGATGATTGA
- the LOC110615564 gene encoding probable WRKY transcription factor 3, with the protein MADNGTRHPSPPVSSPPPTSKSSSTSSARPATISLPPRSFNETFFTSGIGMGFSPGPMTLVSSFFSDSDDFKSFSQLLAGAMASPAANTNNNKLPFPPPQQSKNSLADVSKPANLSIVPPSPMFNLPPGLSPMALLDSPGFGLLSPQGSFGMTHQQALAQVTAQAVHAHSSMHIQAQYSSSLPSAQATSSTQFSSVTTNSTTLQQMLPSIPDPSDSIKESSDFTHSDQRSQAYSLGDKPNDDGYNWRKYGQKQVKGSEFPRSYYKCTHPSCPVKKKVERSLDGQVTEIIYKGQHNHQPPQPNKRVKDAGSLKGNSDNQNNSELASQIQVGKMNKSKDRKDQESSQATPELVSGTSDSEEVGDTETAVDENDEDEPNPKRRNTEVKVTEPASSHRTVTEPRIIVQTTSEVDLLDDGYRWRKYGQKVVKGNPYPRSYYKCTTSGCTVRKHVERAATDPRAVITTYEGKHNHDVPAAKGSSHGTTSSNPSERKQQNVEKHSLDNRRDFGTNNQQPIARLRLKEEQIT; encoded by the exons ATGGCTGATAATGGAacccgccatccctcgccgccggtttcttctcctcctccaacGTCTAAATCTTCTTCCACTTCTTCTGCCCGTCCAGCTACTATATCTCTCCCTCCTCGCTCCTTCAATGAAACGTTCTTCACTTCTGGCATCGGCATGGGCTTCAGCCCTGGTCCTATGACTCTTGTTTCTAGTTTCTTCTCTGATTCCGATGACTTCAAATCTTTTTCACAGCTCCTCGCCGGTGCTATGGCCTCTCCTGCCGCCAATACCAACAACAACAAACTTCCCTTTCCTCCTCCTCAACAGAGTAAAAACTCTCTTGCTGACGTCAGTAAGCCTGCTAATTTGTCCATCGTTCCGCCGTCGCCTATGTTCAATTTACCTCCGGGGCTGAGTCCTATGGCTCTTCTCGATTCTCCAGGCTTCGGGTTGTTATCTCCCCAG GGATCCTTTGGAATGACACACCAGCAGGCTCTAGCTCAGGTTACTGCCCAGGCTGTACACGCCCATTCCAGTATGCATATTCAAGCACAATATTCATCATCTTTACCATCAGCACAGGCAACATCTTCTACACAGTTTTCATCTGTCACAACAAATTCAACTACACTCCAGCAGATGCTACCCTCAATCCCAGACCCTAGTGATTCCATTAAGGAATCTTCAGACTTCACTCATTCTGACCAAAGATCCCAAGCTTATTCACTTGGTGATAAACCTAATGATGACGGCTACAATTGGCGAAAATATGGGCAGAAACAGGTGAAAGGTAGCGAATTTCCTCGAAGTTATTATAAGTGCACGCATCCCAGTTGTCCTGTCAAGAAAAAGGTTGAGCGATCTCTTGATGGTCAAGTAACTGAAATTATCTACAAGGGGCAGCACAACCATCAACCTCCACAGCCCAATAAGCGTGTAAAGGATGCTGGAAGCTTGAAAGGAAATTCAGATAATCAGAATAATTCTGAACTAGCTTCTCAAATTCAAGTTGGAAAGATGAACAAATCTAAAGATAGGAAGGATCAGGAATCAAGCCAGGCTACACCTGAACTTGTATCTGGGACAAGTGACAGTGAGGAAGTCGGCGATACTGAAACTGCTGTAGATGAAAATGATGAAGATGAACCTAATCCCAAGAGGAG AAATACAGAAGTCAAGGTAACAGAGCCAGCTTCTTCACATAGGACTGTCACAGAGCCTAGAATCATTGTGCAGACTACCAGTGAAGTTGATCTTTTGGATGATGGCTATAGATGGCGCAAGTATGGACAGAAAGTTGTCAAAGGCAATCCTTATCCAAG GAGCTATTATAAATGCACAACCTCAGGCTGCACAGTCCGTAAACATGTCGAGAGAGCTGCAACAGACCCACGAGCAGTTATAACAACATATGAAGGCAAACATAATCATGATGTTCCTGCTGCTAAAGGGAGCAGCCATGGCACAACCAGTAGTAACCCATCCGAGCGAAAACAACAAAATGTAGAGAAGCATTCCTTAGATAACAGGAGAGACTTTGGCACCAATAATCAACAACCTATAGCACGGCTGCGGCTAAAAGAAGAGCAGATAACATAA